One Candidatus Limnocylindrales bacterium genomic region harbors:
- a CDS encoding multiheme c-type cytochrome, whose amino-acid sequence MSAGLLAVPAVVTAATPLPSTREDFRLPGTQPMTITDNLEVPSNCTGCHASYGAPEVEPYANWQGSMMAQSGRDPITYAAMAIANQDAPHAGEMCIRCHMPKGWLEGRSVPEDATATTADDRQGVQCNLCHRLVDPSGAPGAPAEDAAILAALATPVTTHGGAQMVVDPENRLRGPFDIIADLGSNPHAPTRETLVSPFHETSDICGTCHNVLNPVFQRNLSGDYEVSAFDAPGDPALAFPEQQTYSEWENSAYANGGVEAPQFAGNGNGVGGDNTVSTCQSCHMPAVYGKDASSGIIRTDLPLHEMAGANTFTPTIIPMHPVFGAEVNADLLANGIVKAERMLRRAATVTASISAGMLHVRVTNESGHKLPTGYPDGRRMWLHVRALDADRNVLFESGRYVFSDATLSGYGAAPLDDDFDPYLQVWETRQGISSDVALLTGQPAGESFHLALNNVREFDNRIPPRGFTNAAFETIDAEPVGQAYADGEYWDDVDYPVGASAVRAEVTLYYQTTSKEYVEFLRDENFTTAAGPLLFDLWTAADMGPPVEMAVVNVEPDEKVLAGCRKNIDKLQAKYFKTYLSEWSDCYAAEAASLACHDEDLNAAIESAAGNVHDRLGGSLDKRCAAANLTPGSLGLGNYCPAPCASILLFDMNDVGDCAICLSEKVAAATLEAAYGTTPPTLPGSVPLGPPKDCQLAIGSAATKLASSWAQTLLKCEGANVSGKNDPPLDCSLSSKIAKSQESAASRIDACTAYTGIEGCAEGAPDNAAVYQCVEDAIGAVVTSYPELAYP is encoded by the coding sequence GTGTCGGCAGGACTGCTCGCAGTGCCGGCCGTCGTGACGGCAGCAACTCCGCTGCCGAGCACGCGCGAGGATTTCCGGCTGCCCGGCACGCAGCCGATGACGATCACCGATAATCTCGAAGTGCCTTCGAACTGCACCGGCTGTCACGCAAGCTACGGTGCGCCGGAGGTTGAACCTTATGCGAACTGGCAGGGCTCGATGATGGCCCAGTCCGGTCGCGATCCGATCACGTATGCCGCGATGGCGATCGCGAACCAGGATGCGCCGCACGCCGGCGAGATGTGCATCCGCTGCCACATGCCCAAAGGCTGGCTCGAAGGCCGGTCGGTACCCGAGGACGCGACCGCAACCACGGCCGACGACCGCCAGGGCGTGCAGTGCAACCTCTGTCATCGCCTGGTCGATCCGTCCGGCGCGCCCGGCGCGCCCGCGGAAGACGCGGCGATCCTTGCGGCTCTTGCGACGCCGGTGACCACACACGGCGGCGCGCAGATGGTCGTCGACCCGGAAAATCGCCTGCGCGGTCCGTTCGACATCATCGCCGACCTCGGCAGCAACCCGCACGCGCCTACGCGCGAGACGCTGGTGTCTCCGTTCCACGAGACATCCGACATCTGCGGCACGTGCCACAACGTGCTCAACCCGGTGTTCCAGCGGAATCTCTCGGGTGACTATGAAGTCAGCGCGTTCGACGCCCCGGGCGACCCTGCCCTCGCGTTCCCGGAGCAGCAGACCTACTCCGAATGGGAGAACAGCGCGTATGCGAACGGCGGCGTCGAAGCGCCCCAGTTCGCGGGCAACGGAAACGGCGTCGGCGGCGACAACACCGTGTCCACGTGCCAGAGCTGCCACATGCCGGCCGTCTACGGCAAGGATGCGAGCAGCGGCATCATCCGCACCGATCTGCCGCTTCACGAGATGGCCGGTGCGAATACCTTCACTCCGACCATCATTCCGATGCATCCGGTCTTCGGCGCGGAAGTGAACGCGGATCTGCTTGCCAATGGCATCGTCAAGGCCGAGCGCATGCTGCGCCGCGCGGCGACGGTCACCGCTTCGATCAGCGCGGGGATGCTGCACGTGCGCGTCACCAACGAGAGCGGCCACAAGCTTCCGACCGGCTATCCGGACGGACGCCGCATGTGGCTTCACGTGCGCGCGCTCGATGCCGATCGCAACGTGCTGTTCGAGTCGGGCCGTTACGTGTTCTCCGATGCGACGCTTTCCGGTTACGGCGCGGCGCCGCTCGACGACGACTTCGATCCGTACCTGCAGGTCTGGGAGACGCGCCAGGGCATCAGCTCCGACGTCGCGCTGCTGACCGGCCAGCCCGCCGGAGAAAGCTTCCACCTCGCGCTCAACAACGTGCGCGAGTTCGACAACCGCATTCCGCCGCGCGGGTTCACGAATGCGGCGTTCGAAACGATCGACGCCGAGCCGGTCGGCCAGGCATACGCCGACGGCGAGTACTGGGACGACGTGGATTATCCGGTCGGAGCGTCGGCCGTGCGCGCGGAGGTCACCCTGTACTACCAGACGACGTCGAAGGAGTACGTCGAGTTCCTGCGCGACGAAAACTTCACGACCGCCGCCGGACCTCTATTGTTCGACCTGTGGACGGCGGCCGACATGGGGCCGCCGGTCGAAATGGCGGTCGTCAACGTCGAGCCTGACGAGAAGGTCCTCGCAGGCTGCCGCAAGAACATCGACAAGCTGCAGGCGAAGTACTTCAAGACGTATCTGTCCGAATGGAGCGACTGCTACGCCGCCGAAGCCGCGAGCCTCGCTTGCCACGACGAGGACCTCAATGCGGCGATCGAAAGTGCCGCAGGCAACGTGCACGACCGTCTCGGCGGCTCGCTCGACAAGCGCTGCGCGGCCGCCAACCTGACGCCGGGAAGCCTCGGCCTCGGCAACTACTGCCCCGCGCCGTGCGCGAGCATCCTGCTGTTCGACATGAACGACGTCGGCGACTGCGCGATCTGCCTTTCGGAGAAAGTCGCGGCGGCGACGCTCGAAGCGGCGTACGGCACCACGCCGCCCACGCTGCCCGGCTCGGTCCCGCTCGGTCCGCCCAAGGATTGCCAGCTCGCCATCGGCAGCGCGGCCACGAAGCTGGCCTCGTCGTGGGCGCAGACCCTGCTCAAGTGCGAGGGAGCCAACGTCAGCGGCAAGAACGATCCGCCGCTCGACTGCTCGCTCAGCAGCAAGATCGCCAAGTCGCAGGAATCCGCCGCGTCGCGCATCGACGCATGCACGGCGTACACCGGCATCGAGGGCTGCGCCGAGGGAGCCCCGGACAACGCAGCCGTCTACCAGTGCGTCGAAGACGCGATCGGCGCGGTGGTGACCTCGTATCCGGAGCTCGCGTACCCATGA
- a CDS encoding VIT1/CCC1 transporter family protein translates to MNETALERWREEKASSWVYRIVADAEPDLNHATLFRALAKASDDQAEIIARDIPASDGPPSFRPTPRLKLVAILVRLLGPKRCRPLLAAVKVRGLSVYDRHLLINGHVMPKNVSEVGGRHQSLAGGNLRAAVFGVNDGLVSNACLILGVSGAAPDSSAVVLAGTAGLLAGAFSMAAGEYVSVRSQRELFEYQIGQERDELEMYPEEEAEELALIYGARGVPVDKARELAHVLIKDPQTALDALAREELGLNPDDLGSPIGAAMASFVAFSCGALLPLLPFLPFVAGHVASALRISIAASAVALFGIGATLSLFSGRGAITGGIRMLAIGMCAGAATWGIGRMLGVGLS, encoded by the coding sequence GTGAACGAGACTGCTCTCGAACGGTGGCGCGAAGAGAAGGCGTCGAGCTGGGTCTATCGCATCGTCGCCGACGCCGAGCCCGACCTGAACCACGCGACGCTGTTTCGCGCGCTCGCCAAGGCCTCCGACGACCAGGCGGAGATCATCGCGCGCGACATTCCGGCGTCGGACGGGCCGCCGTCGTTTCGTCCGACACCCCGGCTCAAGCTCGTTGCGATTCTCGTTCGTCTGCTCGGGCCGAAGCGCTGCCGGCCGCTGCTCGCGGCCGTCAAGGTGCGCGGCCTTTCCGTCTACGATCGTCACCTGCTGATCAACGGGCACGTGATGCCGAAGAACGTCTCGGAGGTCGGCGGGCGTCACCAGAGCCTCGCCGGCGGAAATCTTCGAGCGGCCGTCTTTGGCGTCAACGACGGGCTCGTTTCCAACGCGTGCCTGATCCTCGGCGTGTCCGGAGCGGCGCCCGATTCGAGCGCGGTCGTGCTCGCGGGCACCGCGGGGCTTCTTGCCGGGGCGTTTTCGATGGCGGCCGGCGAGTACGTCTCGGTCCGGTCGCAGCGCGAGCTGTTCGAGTACCAGATCGGCCAGGAGCGCGACGAGCTCGAGATGTATCCGGAAGAGGAAGCCGAAGAGCTCGCGCTGATCTACGGTGCGCGCGGCGTGCCGGTCGACAAGGCGCGCGAGCTCGCACACGTGCTGATCAAGGATCCGCAGACGGCGCTCGACGCGCTCGCGCGCGAGGAGCTCGGCCTGAATCCGGACGATCTCGGCTCACCGATCGGAGCGGCGATGGCGTCGTTCGTTGCGTTCTCGTGCGGCGCGCTGCTGCCGCTGCTGCCGTTTCTGCCATTCGTGGCGGGTCACGTCGCGAGCGCGCTACGCATTTCGATCGCCGCATCGGCCGTTGCGCTGTTCGGGATCGGCGCGACGCTGAGCCTGTTTTCGGGCCGGGGCGCGATCACCGGCGGGATTCGCATGCTCGCCATCGGGATGTGCGCCGGAGCGGCGACGTGGGGAATCGGAAGGATGCTGGGAGTCGGCCTGAGCTGA
- a CDS encoding methyltransferase domain-containing protein, whose amino-acid sequence MQDRPVGLGGSLPTIFWLSVLGLYLELLLIRWIGTEVRIFAYLQNTVLVVCFLGLGAGLFSSRKGASVTRMLGALAMLVLALLIPWTREAFAHISDSFSLVADVNIWSPIETEHKALIPLVVGAALLLTLVMLAVLIEVFVPMGRWLGREMDEAGRPLVAYSVNVAGSLVGTLLFVAVSVASQPPWVWFVILAVLMLPLLRHVRLADVGLLAVIAIAPAVASHFDTAAETLWSPYQKLVLEEPPPEHRGMQTWEIRVNNVGYQGMYNLAPDYVAAHPELFPPADAGLSQYDIPTLLHPKPDRVLVVGAGSGNDVAGALRGGARSVTAVEIDPAILDFGRRLHPEKPYDDPRVTVVNDDARAYFATTDERFDVIVFGLLDSHTTTSMTNARLDHYVYTQESIDRVRSLLAPGGIVVLSFEAFKPFLRDRIANTLTHTFGAAPEAFRIPYGPYGWGGVLFVAGDRASVAHQLAANPRLSAAIAKWKADAPLGLTGTVRPATDDWPYLYLAAPTLPPLHLLLAGLAALLVVYLRVAFGIEEGLNPMRWSRADGHFAAMGAAFLLLEVQNISKASVVLGNTWDVNAVIISAVLVMVLLANALAPRLLRIPTAAIYVVLLATIGGLWFVDLAVFAFLPYLTKAVLVGVLTTLPMLFSGLIFARSFTAADGKDKALGANLLGSLAGALLQSVSFLIGLRSLLVLVGVLYAISWRLLPQKMGTGTIS is encoded by the coding sequence ATGCAGGACCGGCCAGTCGGGCTCGGAGGCTCGCTTCCGACGATCTTCTGGCTGAGCGTGCTCGGCCTGTACCTCGAGCTCCTGCTGATCCGCTGGATCGGCACCGAGGTGCGGATCTTCGCCTACCTCCAGAACACGGTTCTCGTCGTCTGCTTCCTCGGCCTCGGCGCCGGCCTTTTCTCCTCGCGTAAGGGCGCCAGCGTAACGCGGATGCTCGGCGCGCTGGCAATGCTCGTCCTGGCCCTGCTCATCCCGTGGACCCGCGAGGCGTTTGCCCACATCAGTGACTCGTTCTCGCTGGTGGCCGACGTCAACATCTGGAGCCCGATCGAGACCGAGCACAAGGCCCTGATCCCGTTGGTCGTCGGCGCCGCGCTCCTGCTGACGCTCGTGATGCTGGCGGTGCTGATCGAAGTCTTCGTCCCGATGGGCCGCTGGCTCGGTCGCGAGATGGACGAGGCCGGACGACCGCTCGTCGCGTACTCGGTCAACGTCGCCGGTAGCCTCGTCGGAACGCTGCTGTTCGTCGCGGTGTCGGTCGCGTCGCAGCCGCCGTGGGTCTGGTTCGTGATCCTCGCGGTGCTGATGCTTCCGCTGCTGCGGCATGTGCGGCTTGCCGACGTCGGCCTGCTTGCCGTCATCGCCATCGCTCCCGCCGTTGCGTCGCACTTCGATACCGCGGCCGAGACGCTGTGGTCGCCGTACCAGAAGCTCGTCCTCGAGGAGCCGCCTCCCGAGCACCGCGGGATGCAGACGTGGGAGATCCGCGTCAACAACGTCGGCTACCAGGGCATGTACAACCTGGCGCCCGATTATGTCGCCGCGCACCCGGAGCTGTTTCCGCCCGCGGACGCCGGGCTGTCGCAGTACGACATCCCGACGCTGCTGCATCCGAAGCCCGATCGCGTGCTGGTGGTCGGCGCCGGCTCGGGCAACGACGTGGCGGGTGCGCTTCGAGGCGGAGCGCGTTCGGTGACCGCCGTCGAGATCGATCCGGCAATCCTCGACTTCGGACGGCGGCTGCATCCGGAGAAGCCGTACGACGATCCGCGCGTTACCGTGGTCAACGACGACGCGCGTGCGTACTTCGCGACGACCGACGAACGCTTCGACGTGATCGTCTTCGGCCTGCTCGACTCGCACACGACCACATCGATGACCAACGCGCGGCTCGACCACTACGTCTACACGCAGGAGAGCATCGACCGCGTGCGCTCGCTGCTCGCGCCGGGCGGAATCGTGGTGCTGTCGTTCGAGGCGTTCAAGCCGTTCCTGCGCGACCGCATCGCGAATACGCTGACGCATACGTTCGGAGCCGCGCCCGAAGCATTCCGCATCCCGTACGGGCCGTACGGCTGGGGCGGCGTGCTGTTCGTTGCCGGCGATCGGGCATCCGTAGCGCATCAGCTCGCCGCCAATCCGCGCCTGTCGGCGGCAATTGCGAAGTGGAAGGCCGACGCTCCGCTCGGACTGACCGGAACGGTGCGTCCGGCGACCGACGACTGGCCGTATCTGTACCTTGCGGCGCCGACGCTTCCGCCGCTGCATCTGCTGCTTGCGGGGCTGGCCGCTCTGCTCGTCGTCTATCTCCGCGTCGCGTTCGGCATCGAGGAAGGTCTCAATCCGATGCGGTGGAGCAGGGCGGACGGGCATTTTGCGGCCATGGGCGCCGCGTTCCTGCTGCTCGAAGTGCAGAACATCAGCAAGGCGTCGGTGGTGCTCGGGAACACGTGGGACGTCAACGCCGTGATCATCTCGGCGGTGCTCGTCATGGTACTGCTCGCCAACGCGCTCGCGCCGCGCCTGCTGCGCATACCGACGGCTGCAATCTATGTCGTACTGCTCGCGACGATCGGCGGGCTCTGGTTCGTCGACCTTGCGGTGTTCGCGTTCCTTCCGTACCTCACCAAGGCCGTGCTGGTCGGCGTGCTGACGACGCTGCCGATGCTGTTCAGCGGGCTCATCTTCGCGCGCTCGTTCACCGCGGCCGACGGCAAAGACAAAGCGCTCGGCGCGAACCTGCTCGGCTCGCTCGCCGGCGCGCTGCTGCAGTCGGTCAGCTTCCTGATCGGCCTGCGAAGCCTGCTCGTGCTCGTCGGCGTCCTGTACGCCATCTCGTGGCGCCTGCTGCCGCAAAAAATGGGGACAGGTACAATTTCGTAA
- a CDS encoding acetyl-CoA C-acyltransferase: MVDDPVVIVSGARTALGSFQGVFQGVAATELGATAIAAAVERSRVPAAEIDEVLMGCVLPAGQGQAPARQASLGAGLPLGTGATTVNKMCGSGMKAAMLAHDLLLAGSARVAVAGGMESMSSAPYLLPKVRSGQRMGNGVLVDHMFFDGLEDAYDKGRLMGTFAEDCATKFAFSRDEQDAWAIRSLERAKRANEDGSFAWEIAPVTVRDRSGERRIDRDEQPFSADPSRIPTLRPAFRKDGTVTAANSSSISDGAAALVLMRESEAARRGIEPLARIVSHATHAQEPGWFTTAPVHAITKVLSASGWKASDVDLYEINEAFAVVAMASVREHGLDPERVNVHGGACALGHPIGASGARILVTLIAALRSRGLSRGVASLCIGGGEATAMAIDLR, translated from the coding sequence ATGGTTGACGATCCGGTTGTCATTGTGTCGGGGGCGCGGACTGCGCTCGGGTCTTTTCAGGGCGTGTTTCAGGGCGTGGCGGCGACGGAGCTCGGCGCGACTGCGATTGCTGCGGCGGTCGAGCGATCGCGCGTTCCGGCCGCGGAAATCGACGAAGTCCTGATGGGATGTGTGCTCCCCGCAGGCCAGGGGCAGGCCCCGGCCCGGCAGGCGTCGCTTGGCGCAGGTCTGCCGCTCGGCACCGGCGCCACCACCGTCAACAAGATGTGCGGCTCCGGCATGAAAGCCGCGATGCTCGCGCACGACCTGCTGCTCGCCGGCAGCGCCCGCGTCGCCGTCGCCGGCGGAATGGAGTCGATGAGCAGCGCTCCGTACCTTCTGCCGAAGGTCCGCAGCGGACAGCGCATGGGAAACGGCGTGCTCGTCGATCACATGTTCTTCGACGGTCTCGAAGACGCATACGACAAGGGCCGATTGATGGGAACGTTCGCCGAAGACTGCGCGACGAAGTTCGCGTTCTCGCGCGACGAGCAGGACGCGTGGGCGATCCGTTCGCTCGAGCGCGCAAAGCGCGCGAACGAAGACGGATCGTTCGCATGGGAGATCGCGCCGGTCACCGTCCGCGACCGCAGCGGCGAGCGCCGCATCGACCGCGACGAGCAGCCGTTTTCGGCCGATCCGTCGCGGATCCCGACTCTGCGCCCTGCGTTCCGAAAAGACGGAACGGTCACTGCGGCCAACTCGTCATCGATCTCCGACGGCGCCGCCGCACTCGTGCTGATGCGCGAAAGCGAGGCCGCGCGCCGCGGTATCGAGCCGCTCGCCCGCATCGTCTCGCACGCGACGCACGCGCAGGAGCCCGGCTGGTTCACGACCGCGCCGGTCCATGCGATCACGAAAGTCCTGTCCGCGTCCGGCTGGAAAGCCTCCGACGTCGATCTCTACGAGATCAACGAAGCCTTCGCCGTAGTCGCCATGGCGTCCGTGCGCGAGCACGGTCTCGATCCGGAGCGCGTCAACGTCCACGGCGGAGCGTGCGCGCTCGGCCATCCGATCGGAGCCTCGGGCGCGCGCATCCTCGTCACGCTGATTGCGGCCCTGCGATCGCGGGGTCTTTCACGGGGCGTTGCGTCACTGTGCATCGGCGGAGGCGAAGCAACGGCCATGGCGATCGATCTGCGTTGA
- a CDS encoding glycoside hydrolase family 44 protein: protein MHFRSRSRIAGLLLAVAVLAPSAAGAQNAAVTVQVNPASGRHPIDPRVYGVAHATAAQLTELNCPLNRSGGNNTSRYNWQLNADNRGADWYFESLAYSSATPGEVGDTFIAASRSAAAEPMLTIPIIEYVATLGASRARRSSFSIAKYGAQQDSDWQWFPDAGNGVRTDGTNVTGNDPLDANTPNSTTLEQGWVQHLVSTWGSAQASGLRYYILDNEPSIWHSTHRDVHPAGESMDALRSKTVAYATMIKNNDAAAKIVGPEEWGWGGYFYSGLDQLYGATHNWQQPYPDRSSHGNMDYLPWYLDQMRQAQAAAGKRLLDVFSVHYYPQSGEFGTDTSTTMQLRRNRSTRSLWDPSYTDESWIADKVMLIPRIKNWVAAYYPGTETAITEYNWGAEGHMNGATAQADILGIFGREGLDAAARWTTPAATTPAFKAIKMYRNYDGSRGSFGDTSVAATSSANADNLSVFAAERASDGALTVMVVSKYLSGSTPVTISLANFTAQPTAQYWRLAAGSISGPASVSLTSGALSTSVPAQSVTLFVLAKSGTANAAPAAVASATPTSGTAPLTVALSGAASSDSDGTIASYAWTFGDGQTGSGATPSHTYTAAGSYTATLTVTDNLGATGSAGVAITVSPDPSVLAAPSGLTASVAGSVVTLKWKDNSTNESGFYVERAASTRDPYTRVATTAAGAQTFSQSAPKGGYVYRVQAFSTATGKVSAYSNTASIRVK from the coding sequence ATGCACTTTCGTAGTCGCTCGCGGATCGCGGGCCTGCTGCTGGCCGTCGCCGTGCTGGCTCCGTCGGCCGCCGGCGCCCAGAACGCTGCCGTAACGGTCCAGGTCAATCCCGCGTCCGGCCGCCATCCGATCGATCCCCGGGTCTACGGCGTCGCCCACGCGACGGCCGCGCAGCTGACCGAGCTCAACTGTCCGCTCAACCGCAGCGGCGGCAACAACACGAGCCGCTACAACTGGCAGCTCAACGCCGACAACCGCGGGGCCGACTGGTATTTCGAGAGTCTCGCGTACTCGAGCGCGACGCCGGGTGAAGTCGGCGACACGTTCATCGCCGCCAGCCGCTCGGCCGCCGCCGAGCCGATGCTGACGATCCCGATCATCGAGTACGTCGCCACGCTCGGTGCCTCGCGCGCGCGCAGGTCGAGCTTCTCGATCGCGAAGTACGGTGCGCAGCAGGACAGCGACTGGCAATGGTTCCCCGACGCCGGCAACGGCGTGCGCACCGACGGCACCAACGTCACCGGCAACGATCCTCTCGACGCGAACACTCCCAACAGCACGACGCTGGAGCAGGGCTGGGTGCAGCACCTCGTCTCGACGTGGGGCAGCGCGCAGGCGAGCGGACTTCGCTACTACATCCTCGATAACGAGCCGAGCATCTGGCACTCGACCCATCGCGATGTGCATCCGGCCGGCGAGTCGATGGATGCACTGAGGAGCAAGACGGTCGCATACGCGACGATGATCAAGAACAACGACGCTGCCGCGAAGATCGTCGGTCCGGAAGAGTGGGGCTGGGGAGGATACTTCTACAGCGGCCTCGATCAGCTCTACGGCGCGACGCACAACTGGCAGCAGCCGTATCCCGACCGGTCGTCGCACGGGAACATGGACTACCTTCCGTGGTACCTCGACCAGATGCGGCAGGCGCAGGCGGCAGCCGGAAAGCGCCTGCTCGACGTCTTCAGCGTGCACTATTACCCGCAGAGCGGCGAGTTCGGCACCGATACCTCGACGACGATGCAGCTTCGCCGCAACCGCTCGACGCGCTCGCTGTGGGATCCGAGCTACACCGACGAATCGTGGATCGCCGACAAGGTCATGCTGATCCCGCGCATCAAGAACTGGGTCGCCGCGTATTACCCCGGAACCGAGACCGCGATCACCGAGTACAACTGGGGCGCCGAAGGCCACATGAACGGCGCGACCGCGCAGGCCGACATTCTCGGCATCTTCGGGCGCGAAGGCCTCGATGCGGCCGCACGCTGGACGACTCCGGCCGCGACCACGCCGGCGTTCAAGGCGATCAAGATGTATCGCAACTACGACGGCAGCCGCGGCAGCTTCGGCGACACCAGCGTGGCGGCGACGTCGAGCGCCAACGCCGACAATCTTTCGGTGTTCGCCGCCGAGCGTGCGAGCGACGGCGCGCTGACCGTCATGGTCGTCTCCAAGTATCTGTCCGGCTCGACGCCGGTCACGATCAGTCTGGCGAACTTCACCGCGCAGCCGACGGCGCAGTACTGGCGCCTCGCCGCGGGATCGATCAGCGGACCGGCGAGCGTCAGCCTGACATCGGGCGCGCTTTCGACGTCCGTGCCGGCGCAGAGCGTGACCTTGTTCGTGCTCGCGAAGTCCGGAACGGCGAACGCGGCGCCGGCGGCGGTCGCGTCGGCAACTCCGACGTCGGGAACCGCGCCGCTGACGGTGGCGCTGAGCGGCGCGGCTTCGAGCGACAGCGACGGCACGATCGCGTCGTATGCGTGGACCTTCGGCGACGGCCAGACCGGCAGCGGAGCGACTCCGTCGCACACGTACACCGCGGCGGGCAGCTACACGGCGACCCTCACGGTGACCGACAACCTCGGCGCCACGGGCTCCGCGGGCGTTGCGATCACGGTCAGCCCGGATCCGAGCGTGCTGGCGGCGCCGTCGGGCCTGACCGCGAGCGTCGCCGGCAGCGTCGTCACGCTCAAATGGAAGGACAACTCGACGAACGAGTCGGGCTTTTACGTCGAGCGCGCCGCATCCACCCGCGATCCGTACACACGCGTCGCGACCACGGCCGCGGGCGCGCAGACGTTCTCGCAGAGCGCGCCCAAGGGCGGTTATGTCTATCGCGTACAGGCATTCAGCACGGCGACAGGCAAAGTCTCCGCCTACTCCAACACCGCGTCGATCCGCGTGAAATAA